In Halobacillus amylolyticus, the following proteins share a genomic window:
- the argF gene encoding ornithine carbamoyltransferase — translation MNLMYEMMNHTYSLKGKNVNTWLDFSQSDISGLLAQAQHLKENPHNNILAGKTLGMIFEKSSTRTRVSFEVGMFQMGGHALYLNSRDIQIGRGETISDTAKVLSGYVDAIMYRTTSHEKLQELAEHATIPVINGLCDQYHPCQALADIFTILELKGKLAGIKAVYVGDGNNVAHSFMILGVLMGMDIVIASPKGYEPDTEILAKAKQVAVENNGSVVVEHEPIKAVEDADVVYTDVWASMGQEGEAEERMQAFQGFQVNDELLKEAKADVHFLHCLPAHREEEVTASVIDGTRSAVFQQAENRLHVQKAILQSVIG, via the coding sequence ATGAATTTAATGTATGAAATGATGAACCACACTTACTCATTAAAGGGCAAAAACGTCAATACATGGCTCGACTTTTCCCAATCCGATATATCTGGGCTGCTCGCGCAAGCGCAGCATTTAAAGGAGAATCCCCATAACAACATCTTAGCAGGAAAAACGCTAGGCATGATTTTTGAAAAGTCGTCCACGCGTACCCGTGTCTCCTTTGAAGTGGGCATGTTTCAAATGGGCGGCCATGCCCTTTACTTGAACTCCCGGGACATTCAAATCGGTCGTGGCGAAACGATTTCGGATACAGCGAAAGTCTTATCAGGCTATGTCGATGCCATCATGTATCGCACGACATCACATGAAAAACTGCAGGAGCTTGCTGAGCATGCTACCATCCCTGTCATTAACGGGCTGTGTGACCAGTATCACCCCTGTCAGGCGCTGGCAGATATTTTCACAATCCTTGAACTGAAAGGCAAATTAGCCGGAATAAAAGCCGTTTATGTCGGTGACGGCAATAATGTGGCCCATTCGTTCATGATCCTAGGGGTGCTGATGGGCATGGATATCGTTATCGCTTCACCGAAAGGATATGAACCTGACACAGAAATCTTAGCAAAAGCCAAGCAAGTAGCAGTAGAAAATAACGGGTCTGTTGTTGTAGAACATGAACCCATCAAGGCTGTTGAGGATGCAGATGTTGTGTACACAGACGTTTGGGCAAGTATGGGGCAAGAGGGGGAAGCAGAAGAACGCATGCAAGCATTCCAAGGATTTCAAGTCAATGATGAGCTATTAAAAGAAGCTAAAGCAGATGTCCACTTTTTACACTGTCTGCCAGCACACCGTGAAGAGGAGGTCACCGCAAGCGTCATTGACGGTACGCGATCTGCTGTTTTTCAACAAGCTGAAAACCGCTTGCACGTACAAAAAGCAATCCTCCAATCTGTGATTGGTTAA
- a CDS encoding Na+/H+ antiporter NhaC family protein, with protein MGWLSIIPFVVVIIAAIWTKQVVPSLLFAVIVAGYLAEPHWLNGMLTSVQFIIQGLQDENNLKIIIFLYAFSAMIGLVRMSGGIKGFVKAATEKVQNKRGAFILSWLSAVGTFSTPSFRIVTIAPVMKAMRKKIPMTKQEIGFVIETTASPLVAVIPVATAFVGYMTSVVELSIHQAGTSGDPYTLFLQSIPFNFFAFAMLLLGFYLSFFHRSKKNATDAENKNKQGDNQQDDQQDDKWEDCHPAVKKDLPAKPWNLIIPLASVIILTFAFMYAIGVEKGKSGFQALINDNVLGAMVLAVVLTLIWFVVYLKFSKEPLRKQMKELIEGGNEMMGVILLLAMVWGLSKGTAALGFAETISSWFNWIPSGYVAVVIFVLGCGLAYFIGSAWGAWGILMPVALSIAVTAGSFLPVVIGAVFASGTFGAFASPLSDDTNTTAGILNLNTIEYAKFKLKPGLMAAGVAALGYLALAFFM; from the coding sequence ATGGGTTGGTTATCAATTATTCCTTTCGTTGTCGTAATTATTGCGGCAATTTGGACAAAGCAGGTGGTTCCGAGCTTACTATTTGCCGTGATTGTTGCCGGATATTTAGCAGAGCCTCACTGGCTAAATGGAATGCTTACTTCTGTCCAGTTCATCATTCAAGGGCTTCAAGATGAAAATAATTTAAAAATCATCATCTTCCTATACGCTTTTTCCGCCATGATTGGCCTTGTACGCATGTCAGGGGGAATTAAAGGTTTTGTGAAGGCAGCAACAGAAAAAGTACAGAATAAGCGAGGAGCGTTTATTTTGTCATGGTTGTCTGCAGTGGGAACGTTTAGTACACCGAGTTTTCGTATTGTGACGATCGCACCTGTGATGAAGGCGATGCGCAAGAAAATTCCGATGACAAAACAGGAGATTGGTTTTGTTATTGAAACGACGGCCTCGCCACTCGTGGCTGTTATACCTGTTGCGACAGCATTTGTAGGCTACATGACCTCGGTTGTTGAGCTGTCCATTCATCAGGCCGGTACATCTGGGGACCCCTATACCCTTTTTCTACAAAGCATTCCCTTTAACTTCTTTGCCTTTGCGATGCTGCTTCTCGGATTTTATTTAAGTTTCTTTCATCGTTCGAAGAAAAATGCAACGGATGCGGAGAATAAAAATAAACAAGGCGACAACCAGCAGGATGACCAACAGGATGATAAATGGGAGGATTGTCACCCCGCCGTAAAAAAAGACCTTCCGGCAAAACCTTGGAATTTGATTATTCCCCTTGCCAGTGTCATTATCCTTACGTTTGCCTTCATGTATGCGATCGGAGTTGAAAAAGGAAAATCCGGATTCCAAGCCTTAATTAATGATAATGTGCTGGGTGCCATGGTCTTAGCGGTTGTCTTAACACTAATTTGGTTTGTCGTGTACTTGAAATTTTCTAAAGAACCGCTCCGCAAACAGATGAAAGAGTTGATTGAGGGCGGCAACGAGATGATGGGAGTTATTTTGTTGCTCGCAATGGTGTGGGGATTGAGTAAGGGCACAGCTGCGCTTGGCTTTGCGGAAACAATCTCCTCCTGGTTCAATTGGATTCCATCTGGATATGTTGCTGTTGTTATTTTTGTTCTAGGTTGTGGACTCGCCTATTTTATTGGATCAGCGTGGGGCGCCTGGGGGATTTTGATGCCTGTTGCTCTTTCCATTGCGGTAACGGCAGGCAGCTTCCTCCCCGTTGTTATTGGTGCCGTGTTTGCGAGTGGAACGTTCGGTGCCTTCGCTTCCCCTTTAAGCGACGATACAAATACGACAGCCGGGATTTTGAACTTAAATACGATTGAGTACGCCAAATTTAAGTTGAAGCCGGGCTTGATGGCAGCAGGTGTGGCAGCTTTAGGTTATTTAGCACTAGCGTTCTTCATGTAA
- a CDS encoding VOC family protein produces MNKKFDHIGVAVRQLQESIDFYENILGATMIDRYRSEAQGVESEIAIMDIDGNRTELLCPTNNTTSPIARFIKQKGKGVHHVAYQVDHLDEAIASLKDENIRVMEDTRRTNKHGRRLIYLNPADTEGTIIEFCDYPNEH; encoded by the coding sequence ATGAATAAAAAATTTGACCATATTGGAGTGGCTGTCCGACAGCTCCAGGAGAGCATCGACTTTTATGAAAATATATTAGGGGCTACGATGATTGACCGTTACCGCAGTGAAGCACAGGGAGTCGAAAGCGAGATTGCGATCATGGATATTGACGGAAATCGAACAGAGCTGTTATGCCCTACAAATAACACCACTTCCCCCATTGCTCGTTTTATTAAGCAAAAAGGAAAGGGTGTTCACCACGTTGCTTACCAGGTTGATCACCTTGATGAGGCTATTGCTTCGCTAAAAGATGAAAATATTCGTGTAATGGAGGACACCAGGAGGACAAATAAACATGGTCGACGCTTAATTTATTTAAATCCTGCAGATACAGAAGGAACGATCATCGAGTTTTGTGATTATCCTAATGAGCATTAA
- a CDS encoding CBO0543 family protein, which produces MITLWCLHILGLVLFIFALRKPPRKDWLLMFLISAYFAIILGVIVVEEHLLTYPVSLFKHFQSSVLFEFLLFPVLCTYYYQTSYFTGAFGIIWQAVVFSGVLTIIEFCLERYTDLIRYLQWDWYYTFTSVFLFMVSVRFLMWLINYRVRSIAE; this is translated from the coding sequence ATGATCACCCTGTGGTGTTTGCACATATTGGGTTTGGTGCTTTTCATATTTGCGTTAAGAAAGCCACCGCGGAAAGATTGGTTGTTAATGTTCTTGATTAGCGCCTACTTTGCCATTATATTGGGCGTCATAGTCGTGGAGGAACATCTCCTTACATATCCCGTTTCGTTATTCAAACACTTCCAATCGAGTGTTCTGTTTGAATTTCTGTTATTCCCAGTTTTATGTACCTATTATTATCAAACGTCCTACTTTACTGGCGCATTCGGTATCATTTGGCAGGCCGTTGTATTTAGTGGTGTTTTGACGATCATTGAATTTTGCTTGGAAAGATACACAGATCTAATTAGATACCTACAGTGGGATTGGTATTATACCTTTACAAGTGTTTTCTTATTTATGGTCAGTGTTCGTTTTTTAATGTGGTTAATTAATTATAGAGTAAGGAGCATTGCAGAATAA
- a CDS encoding YpzI family protein: protein MGKDRQEKKLKKSNRVESDRDQSLDYPGATQMESAEQARKRNK from the coding sequence ATGGGAAAAGATCGACAAGAGAAAAAGTTAAAGAAGTCAAACAGGGTTGAGTCTGACCGTGATCAAAGCTTGGATTATCCTGGGGCTACTCAAATGGAAAGTGCGGAACAAGCGCGTAAACGGAATAAGTAA
- a CDS encoding alkaline phosphatase PhoX produces the protein MSDKSNMNRRDFLKVSGMSTAAMALGTSGILSLGGNSALASPKKSKSLSGYGPLVKDPGGILDLPRGFQYRIISEEGGKLSDGRPIPENFDGMAAFDGPHNSTVLVRNHELSGNPKYPVIGKNPYHKDNTGGTTALVVGANRKVSSEYVSSSGTIRNCAGGTTPWGTWLTCEETLEEGHGYVFEVDPHDPENKTSKTPIREMGAFSHEATAIDPVTGIVYLTEDGGPSYLYRFLPNDRSQKIGALQKGGTLQAAAMEEMSAASTSDFYTGQKLGIVWKDVDPEKPTLEAGRKGCISFSRLEGAYFESGVFWFDDTSAGEKNLGRVYRYIPATNTLELFYESTSANDLEMPDNICITPWGDLWISEDGGGVDRIIGVTPEGETYVFSENKINGSELAGPTFSTKGNTFFVNIQSPGLTFAIWGPFARKNAGRRRQMGHAAPPAQYAPKVSDKISAFAEVQGMSDLEVAAFQRHGMPIL, from the coding sequence ATGAGCGACAAATCTAATATGAACAGGCGTGATTTTCTAAAAGTAAGCGGAATGAGCACGGCAGCCATGGCACTAGGTACATCAGGAATTCTTTCCCTCGGTGGAAATAGTGCACTAGCCTCACCAAAGAAGTCCAAATCGTTAAGTGGCTATGGGCCTTTAGTAAAAGACCCTGGTGGAATCCTCGATCTCCCACGGGGATTCCAATATCGCATTATCTCAGAGGAAGGCGGTAAACTTTCAGATGGCCGTCCTATACCGGAGAACTTTGATGGTATGGCAGCATTCGATGGGCCGCACAATTCAACTGTTTTAGTACGTAATCATGAATTGAGCGGCAATCCAAAGTATCCTGTCATTGGTAAAAATCCATATCACAAAGATAACACTGGTGGAACTACAGCTTTAGTTGTAGGAGCCAATCGCAAAGTAAGCAGTGAGTACGTCTCGTCTTCAGGGACGATTCGAAATTGTGCTGGAGGGACGACACCCTGGGGAACTTGGTTAACCTGTGAAGAGACGCTTGAGGAAGGTCATGGCTATGTTTTTGAAGTCGACCCTCATGATCCAGAAAATAAGACCTCAAAAACTCCAATCAGGGAGATGGGTGCTTTTTCACACGAAGCAACGGCCATAGATCCTGTTACAGGGATTGTTTACCTGACAGAAGATGGCGGTCCAAGCTATCTTTATCGGTTTCTTCCAAATGATCGCAGTCAAAAGATTGGCGCCCTTCAAAAAGGGGGTACATTGCAAGCCGCAGCTATGGAAGAAATGAGCGCAGCTAGTACAAGCGATTTTTATACCGGACAAAAACTCGGAATCGTTTGGAAGGATGTTGATCCGGAAAAACCTACCCTTGAGGCAGGTCGTAAAGGATGTATTTCTTTCAGCCGCTTAGAAGGTGCTTATTTTGAAAGTGGTGTGTTCTGGTTTGACGATACTTCAGCAGGTGAAAAAAATTTAGGACGCGTTTACCGCTATATACCAGCGACCAATACATTAGAACTTTTTTATGAATCAACGTCAGCTAATGATTTAGAGATGCCCGATAATATCTGTATCACTCCATGGGGAGATTTATGGATTTCTGAAGATGGCGGCGGGGTTGATCGCATCATTGGGGTTACACCTGAGGGCGAAACTTACGTCTTTTCGGAAAATAAAATCAACGGCTCTGAACTGGCTGGCCCTACCTTCTCCACAAAAGGAAATACATTTTTCGTAAATATTCAAAGCCCTGGCTTAACTTTCGCGATTTGGGGGCCATTCGCACGTAAGAATGCCGGTCGCAGAAGACAAATGGGACACGCCGCTCCACCAGCACAGTATGCACCTAAAGTTTCGGACAAGATTTCGGCATTTGCTGAAGTTCAAGGAATGTCTGATTTAGAAGTTGCTGCATTTCAGCGCCATGGCATGCCAATTTTGTAG
- the mnmH gene encoding tRNA 2-selenouridine(34) synthase MnmH — MYQDITLNKLLTLQNSEEITFVDVRSPSEYNDATIPGSLNIPVFNNEERAEVGTLYKQVSSQAARERGLEIFSAKLPQFIKKFNQIDTRKAVFCWRGGMRSNTAATVLDLMGIHVYRLEGGIRSYRQWVVHTLEQLEFEPRVYALNGYTGSGKTTILRHLQKEGYPVLNLEKMANHRGSIFGQIGLEPNNQKKFESLLVQDLLRYQQSPYVLLEGESKRIGKAVLPDFLFNKKEQGTQLFIDLPINERIMNILEDYQPWNHQEECIEAFRIIKKRIHTPIANEIESHLENGEFYSAVQLLLEYYYDPLYDHNAKQYPDNSKITVQANNITEAIKNVQNIADELQVK; from the coding sequence ATGTATCAAGATATCACGCTAAATAAATTACTCACTTTACAAAATAGTGAGGAGATTACCTTTGTCGATGTCCGCTCCCCGTCCGAATATAACGATGCTACGATTCCCGGCAGCTTAAATATACCTGTATTTAATAATGAGGAAAGAGCCGAAGTTGGTACCCTTTATAAACAAGTGAGCTCACAAGCTGCAAGGGAGCGGGGACTTGAAATTTTTTCAGCTAAGCTCCCACAGTTTATCAAGAAATTCAATCAAATTGATACACGGAAAGCTGTTTTTTGTTGGCGGGGCGGGATGCGTAGTAATACTGCTGCTACTGTCCTTGATTTAATGGGAATTCACGTTTATCGCTTAGAAGGTGGGATCAGAAGTTATCGGCAATGGGTCGTTCATACACTGGAACAGCTGGAATTCGAACCAAGAGTTTACGCTCTCAACGGATATACAGGATCCGGAAAAACCACCATTTTACGTCATCTGCAGAAAGAAGGATATCCCGTTCTTAATCTAGAAAAAATGGCGAATCACAGGGGATCCATCTTTGGCCAAATCGGACTCGAGCCAAATAACCAGAAGAAATTTGAATCACTTCTCGTGCAAGATCTATTGCGTTACCAACAATCGCCATATGTCTTGTTAGAGGGGGAAAGCAAACGCATTGGAAAAGCAGTTCTCCCTGATTTTCTATTTAATAAAAAGGAACAAGGAACACAACTATTTATCGACTTACCTATAAATGAGAGGATTATGAACATCTTAGAAGACTATCAACCTTGGAATCATCAAGAGGAATGTATCGAAGCCTTTCGGATCATCAAAAAAAGAATCCACACGCCGATTGCCAATGAGATTGAAAGCCATTTAGAAAATGGAGAATTTTATTCAGCGGTTCAATTGCTGCTGGAGTATTATTATGACCCTCTTTACGACCACAATGCCAAGCAATACCCAGATAACAGTAAAATCACCGTTCAAGCGAATAATATCACTGAAGCGATAAAGAACGTTCAAAATATCGCAGATGAATTACAAGTGAAATAA
- a CDS encoding AAA family ATPase encodes MKISNIKVKNYRNLRNVKIDTNNVVVFIGDNNSGKSNLLRAITLPFINHEIGAFNKNLGWQDLNNDARQEYYSFIESNLDKIRGDECELDDFRSYIPSVSVEVSFTPQALSEEYYVRNWTNNLEANPLPFLLDMNSKLKNLKIYLIISQAYYRM; translated from the coding sequence TTGAAAATTTCAAATATAAAGGTCAAAAATTATAGAAACCTTAGAAACGTTAAGATTGATACTAATAATGTTGTTGTCTTTATAGGAGATAATAATAGTGGAAAAAGTAATCTTCTCAGGGCTATAACCCTTCCTTTTATTAATCATGAAATTGGAGCATTTAATAAGAATTTGGGTTGGCAGGATCTTAATAATGATGCAAGACAAGAGTATTACTCATTTATAGAAAGTAACTTAGACAAAATCAGAGGCGACGAGTGTGAACTAGATGATTTTCGTAGTTACATACCTTCAGTAAGTGTGGAAGTATCATTCACTCCTCAAGCTTTATCGGAGGAGTATTATGTTCGTAATTGGACTAATAACTTAGAAGCGAATCCCCTGCCTTTTCTATTAGATATGAATTCAAAGTTGAAGAACCTCAAGATCTACTTAATCATATCTCAGGCGTATTACAGGATGTAG
- a CDS encoding ATP-dependent nuclease produces MNLLPIEFYKYQIIIPTTNEKVSFTELSYFKYNSLAAERDDFSNKASQLGSKSLVSLLHSKMDSDDKKKVEQSYETFFSDLKDISSLEEVFNWQETSGLENARDFFEQITLLPNIPTMNSLLNNVRLGYGDEYLNAQGLGYRNLIYLFVMLNSLSIESDVALNILTIEEPEAHLSVSNEHLLASFINTTMNNNNQLQLFISTHSPEFLNKLELKNVTIVSEGKTYALKKQLEEDQLDYLAKKPNLDFLKFLYSRRCILVEGPTEEMLIKSYLSTQTDQLHDIEVISLHKGFRDMIDIWLKVNEGSNHRIGIIRDYDNQPKAQQHHEEYNHYSNVCVATTQEYTLEPEFVKTGDNFDKLKAYFSTEHSWKEIDTEEQLSEKWKKAKTDTMLRFCRDIGTDALNDVEMPPHISNVIHFLKTGDKI; encoded by the coding sequence ATGAATTTACTACCAATTGAGTTCTATAAATACCAAATAATTATCCCTACAACAAATGAAAAGGTTTCATTTACAGAACTTTCTTATTTCAAATACAATTCTTTAGCTGCTGAAAGAGATGATTTCTCAAATAAAGCTTCTCAGTTGGGATCTAAATCATTAGTATCTCTTTTGCATAGTAAGATGGACTCTGATGATAAAAAGAAAGTAGAACAATCATATGAGACTTTCTTCAGCGATTTAAAGGACATTAGTAGTTTAGAAGAAGTATTTAACTGGCAGGAAACATCGGGATTAGAGAACGCTAGAGATTTCTTCGAACAGATTACTTTACTTCCGAATATCCCTACAATGAACTCTTTATTAAATAACGTTCGCTTGGGATATGGAGATGAATACTTAAATGCTCAAGGGCTAGGTTATCGAAACTTGATATATTTATTTGTTATGTTGAACTCATTAAGTATAGAGAGTGATGTGGCTTTAAACATCTTAACAATAGAAGAGCCAGAGGCTCATCTAAGTGTAAGCAATGAACACCTTTTAGCTAGCTTTATCAATACAACAATGAATAACAACAATCAACTGCAGCTTTTTATTTCAACACACAGCCCAGAATTTCTTAATAAGCTAGAATTAAAGAATGTGACTATAGTATCAGAAGGGAAAACTTATGCTTTAAAGAAACAACTGGAAGAGGATCAGTTAGATTACTTGGCGAAAAAACCAAACTTAGATTTTCTTAAGTTCCTATATTCAAGAAGATGCATTTTAGTAGAAGGCCCCACAGAAGAAATGCTTATCAAATCATATTTAAGTACACAAACCGACCAGTTGCATGACATTGAAGTGATTTCTTTACATAAGGGTTTCAGAGACATGATAGATATATGGCTTAAAGTGAATGAAGGGTCCAATCACAGAATTGGTATAATCAGAGACTATGACAACCAGCCAAAAGCTCAACAGCATCATGAAGAATATAATCATTATTCCAATGTTTGTGTTGCAACTACCCAAGAATACACACTAGAACCTGAATTCGTAAAAACAGGTGATAATTTCGATAAATTGAAAGCATACTTCTCTACTGAACATTCTTGGAAAGAAATTGATACGGAAGAACAGCTATCTGAGAAGTGGAAAAAGGCAAAAACGGATACAATGCTACGCTTTTGCAGAGATATAGGTACTGATGCATTAAACGACGTTGAAATGCCACCTCATATAAGCAATGTAATTCATTTCTTGAAAACAGGTGATAAAATATGA
- a CDS encoding UvrD-helicase domain-containing protein: MNIVVAGAGAGKTTSMAEVVISRLKEVANGKFIYVISYTNSARDRIREKIRENEGSIPRQVKVETIHSFLLREVIYPFNHLIYGDFYKSASQMPLPTKHAFKASKKKELREKNLIHVEDVTKTARYLLCGKSNDTKKIKFRRDNALKMLSGYLDSIFVDESQDMDNEFSKVLSMLNHNNISVNLIGDPKQDLRNRGAFRQIISGEIPVKYKPENHRCPIIHVDFSNRFIASEEHQISTKEDGTLKYLVESSCDIQKEIESDIYDLAYIYQKNARFKTHKEDKTKIESQLFYELKILTRKSSSMKEKNIDQQAYILLRKTINTIKDRKSTRTIFNGLENDLSIIMDYKDKGKIGSAVDEYRRVLSDEPGVLVNSIDGIKGLEGDNCLFIVSTQLAPYLFKEVVDQNKMMNYLYVGLTRSKSDLTIMVTKEVEKEYGYQYIRHQFKELGIEELRPLERK; this comes from the coding sequence ATGAATATTGTAGTCGCTGGTGCTGGCGCAGGGAAAACAACCTCGATGGCTGAAGTCGTAATTTCAAGGCTTAAAGAGGTTGCAAATGGTAAATTCATATACGTCATTAGCTACACTAATTCTGCAAGAGATAGAATTAGAGAAAAAATAAGGGAGAATGAGGGGAGTATTCCTAGACAAGTAAAAGTTGAGACTATTCATTCTTTCTTGTTACGAGAAGTTATTTACCCTTTTAATCATTTAATTTACGGCGACTTTTATAAATCTGCCTCGCAAATGCCTCTCCCCACGAAACATGCATTTAAAGCATCAAAGAAAAAGGAGTTAAGGGAGAAAAATCTAATACACGTAGAAGACGTAACAAAGACTGCTAGATACCTTTTATGTGGAAAAAGCAATGATACCAAAAAGATTAAATTTAGGCGTGATAATGCTTTGAAAATGTTATCCGGATACTTGGATTCAATATTTGTGGACGAATCACAAGATATGGACAATGAGTTTTCCAAGGTATTGTCTATGCTAAATCATAATAATATTAGTGTTAATCTAATAGGTGATCCTAAACAAGACCTGAGAAATAGAGGTGCTTTTAGGCAAATTATATCTGGGGAGATACCTGTCAAATACAAGCCAGAAAACCATCGCTGTCCCATTATACATGTTGATTTTTCAAATAGATTTATAGCATCAGAAGAACATCAAATTTCGACAAAAGAAGATGGTACTTTAAAATACTTAGTGGAGTCCAGCTGTGATATTCAAAAAGAAATTGAAAGTGATATATATGATTTAGCTTATATTTATCAAAAAAATGCTCGATTTAAAACTCATAAAGAAGATAAAACAAAAATAGAAAGTCAATTATTTTACGAATTGAAAATACTCACACGTAAGTCGTCTTCTATGAAGGAAAAGAACATAGACCAACAGGCATATATACTTTTAAGGAAGACGATTAATACAATTAAAGACAGAAAAAGCACTAGAACAATTTTTAATGGACTTGAAAATGATCTTTCAATAATTATGGATTACAAAGATAAGGGGAAAATTGGTTCTGCTGTAGATGAATACAGAAGGGTTCTATCAGATGAACCTGGTGTGTTAGTAAATTCAATTGACGGGATCAAAGGTTTAGAAGGAGATAATTGTTTATTCATTGTTTCTACTCAGCTTGCACCATACTTATTTAAGGAAGTTGTTGACCAAAATAAAATGATGAACTATTTATATGTAGGGCTTACAAGGTCGAAAAGCGATCTAACTATAATGGTTACAAAAGAAGTTGAAAAAGAATATGGATATCAATACATTCGTCACCAATTTAAGGAGCTAGGTATAGAAGAGTTAAGACCACTCGAAAGAAAGTGA
- a CDS encoding recombinase family protein yields MTVTIGRSTKHLVDLINDFQDKGINFVSINENIDTTTAMGKLVFTIFSGLAQFERDIISERTKSGLDAARARGRKGGRPKKDQSKLDMAFRMYDSKEYSIQEILGATEVSRATFYRYLGRR; encoded by the coding sequence TTGACGGTTACAATTGGTCGTAGCACAAAACACTTGGTGGATCTAATTAATGACTTCCAGGATAAAGGCATTAACTTTGTTTCTATAAATGAGAATATTGATACGACAACAGCGATGGGGAAACTCGTCTTTACGATCTTTAGTGGTTTGGCTCAGTTTGAACGTGACATTATATCTGAACGAACGAAATCCGGATTGGATGCTGCAAGAGCTCGGGGGCGAAAAGGCGGGCGACCGAAAAAAGACCAATCCAAATTGGATATGGCCTTTAGGATGTATGATAGTAAAGAATACAGTATTCAGGAGATATTGGGTGCTACAGAAGTAAGCAGGGCTACGTTCTACCGTTACCTTGGCAGGCGGTAA